In a single window of the Rhodoferax saidenbachensis genome:
- a CDS encoding ROK family protein → MTTISPDIRLPAGSAPVACVDIGGTKVAVSVADARGIHGKVTEPTAKEGNNDALALQIIRLVGQSCALAGIAVADISAVGVSSCGPFVMRDGLVELAAPNICGGMAGKARGLPNDWLTALLEAPLRAAFPNVRVENDGVGALEAERRWGALQGLDDCAYVTWSTGIGMGLCVDGHILRGKNGNAGHFGHTFVSDNDDALCGCGMVGDVEGLVAGNAIPRRFGSLGYTDSAMLFAASHAGDARAVAIIDDLCRVMGRTVFNMIAALDLQRVSIGGSVFWHHRDYLLPRVVSHITGKLPALTRGVEVVPAGLGERVGDFAALALVTG, encoded by the coding sequence ATGACTACGATTTCTCCTGACATTCGCCTGCCTGCGGGCAGCGCGCCCGTAGCCTGTGTGGACATTGGCGGCACCAAGGTGGCTGTCAGCGTGGCCGACGCGCGTGGCATCCACGGCAAAGTGACCGAGCCCACCGCCAAGGAGGGCAACAACGACGCGCTGGCGCTGCAAATCATTCGCCTTGTTGGGCAAAGTTGTGCGCTGGCCGGTATTGCCGTGGCAGATATCAGCGCTGTTGGCGTGTCGTCGTGCGGCCCGTTTGTGATGCGCGACGGGCTGGTCGAGCTGGCCGCGCCCAACATTTGCGGCGGCATGGCCGGCAAGGCTCGCGGCCTGCCTAATGACTGGCTCACCGCCCTGCTGGAAGCGCCGTTGCGCGCGGCTTTTCCGAATGTCCGCGTGGAAAACGACGGTGTGGGCGCCCTGGAAGCGGAACGCCGCTGGGGCGCGCTGCAAGGTCTGGACGACTGTGCTTACGTGACCTGGAGCACCGGCATCGGCATGGGCCTGTGCGTGGATGGGCACATCCTGCGTGGCAAGAACGGCAACGCGGGACATTTTGGCCATACCTTTGTCAGCGACAACGATGACGCCCTGTGTGGCTGCGGCATGGTGGGCGACGTCGAAGGGTTGGTGGCGGGCAATGCCATTCCACGCCGCTTTGGTTCTTTGGGTTATACCGATTCTGCTATGCTTTTTGCAGCATCTCACGCAGGTGACGCAAGGGCTGTAGCCATTATTGATGACCTGTGTCGTGTCATGGGGCGCACCGTCTTCAACATGATTGCAGCACTGGATCTGCAGCGGGTCAGTATTGGCGGCAGTGTGTTCTGGCATCACCGGGACTATCTGTTGCCGCGGGTTGTTTCGCATATCACTGGAAAATTGCCGGCATTGACGCGTGGGGTTGAGGTGGTGCCGGCGGGGCTGGGTGAGCGGGTGGGGGATTTCGCCGCTCTGGCGTTGGTTACGGGCTAA
- a CDS encoding Gfo/Idh/MocA family protein translates to MEKVKWGVLSTAKIGLEKVIPAMQRGQYCDMHAIASRSLPSAQAAADKLGIPKAYGSYEELIADPTIEAIYNPLPNDMHVPWTLAAARAGKHVLCEKPVAMTARQAAELKEVADKVCIMEAFMVRFHPQWLRARELVRSGALGDVRALQVFFSYFNVDGANIRNRMETGGGALYDIGCYAIVAGRFFFEAEPVRVMALMERDPEFQTDRTTSALVDFGQGRRLDFTVSTQTAPYQRVQIIGTKQRVEIEIPFNAPPNEPTRIWVDAGKVLGGAAAVQETLPPCDQYTLQGDAFSQAVRKNIALPYGVDDAVANMRTIDAIFRSGASGLWESL, encoded by the coding sequence ATGGAAAAAGTCAAATGGGGCGTGCTGAGCACCGCCAAGATCGGACTGGAGAAAGTCATCCCCGCGATGCAGCGCGGCCAGTACTGCGACATGCATGCCATTGCTTCGCGCTCGCTGCCTTCCGCGCAGGCAGCGGCTGACAAGCTGGGTATTCCCAAAGCCTACGGCTCGTACGAGGAGTTGATTGCCGACCCGACGATCGAGGCCATCTACAACCCGCTGCCCAACGACATGCATGTGCCATGGACCCTAGCCGCCGCGCGCGCCGGTAAACATGTGTTGTGTGAAAAGCCGGTGGCCATGACGGCGCGGCAAGCGGCAGAACTCAAGGAAGTGGCCGACAAGGTCTGCATCATGGAAGCCTTCATGGTGCGCTTTCACCCGCAGTGGCTGCGTGCGCGCGAGCTGGTGCGCAGCGGCGCTTTAGGCGATGTGCGCGCACTGCAGGTGTTTTTCTCGTACTTCAATGTGGACGGCGCCAATATCCGCAACCGCATGGAGACAGGCGGCGGTGCGCTGTACGACATTGGTTGTTACGCCATCGTGGCCGGGCGTTTCTTTTTTGAGGCGGAACCGGTGCGGGTGATGGCGCTGATGGAGCGCGACCCCGAGTTCCAGACCGACCGCACCACCAGCGCTTTGGTTGATTTTGGCCAGGGGCGGCGGCTGGACTTCACGGTGTCCACCCAGACCGCGCCGTACCAGCGTGTGCAGATCATCGGCACGAAGCAGCGTGTCGAGATTGAAATCCCGTTCAACGCACCGCCCAACGAGCCTACCCGCATCTGGGTGGATGCGGGCAAGGTGCTGGGTGGCGCTGCGGCGGTCCAAGAAACCCTGCCGCCTTGCGACCAGTACACCTTGCAGGGGGATGCATTCTCGCAGGCGGTACGCAAGAATATTGCGCTGCCTTATGGCGTAGACGATGCCGTTGCCAATATGCGGACGATTGACGCGATTTTTCGCTCTGGCGCCAGCGGGCTCTGGGAATCCCTGTAG
- a CDS encoding ABC transporter substrate-binding protein: protein MLKLSQLATAVALVVAGNAAFAGEVEVLHWWTAGGEAKSVGELKTIMQGKGHTWKDFAVAGGGGDNAMTVLKSRVVSGNPPAAAQIKGPALQEWAAEGVLANLDATAKAEKWDELLPKGVADIMKYKGNYIAAPVNVHRVNWMWANKAVLDKAGVKGTPKTWDEFFSAADKVKKAGLIAVAHGGQNWQDFTTFESVVLGVGGAKFYSDALIKLDQKALTSATMTKSLETFRKIKGYTDAAAPGRDWNLATAMVIQEKAAFQFMGDWAKGEFAAAGKVPGKDYICAAAPGTDKAYTFNVDSFAMFKLKDAAAQKAQADLAASIMGTQFQEVFNLNKGSIPVRLNMDMSKFDDCAKLSAKDFVATSKTGALLPSIAHGMAVKPAAEGAIKDAVSQFWNDDKISIADGVKNIAKAAATK, encoded by the coding sequence ATGTTGAAACTTTCTCAACTCGCCACAGCCGTGGCATTGGTAGTGGCAGGCAATGCGGCATTCGCTGGCGAAGTGGAAGTGCTGCACTGGTGGACTGCTGGTGGTGAGGCCAAGTCGGTTGGCGAACTCAAGACCATCATGCAAGGCAAGGGCCACACCTGGAAAGACTTCGCAGTCGCTGGTGGCGGTGGTGACAACGCCATGACCGTGCTGAAGAGCCGCGTCGTGTCCGGCAATCCTCCTGCGGCTGCCCAGATCAAGGGCCCGGCTCTGCAAGAATGGGCTGCCGAAGGCGTGCTGGCCAATCTGGACGCCACTGCCAAGGCTGAAAAGTGGGATGAACTGCTGCCCAAGGGCGTCGCAGACATCATGAAATACAAGGGCAACTACATTGCTGCACCCGTGAACGTGCACCGCGTGAACTGGATGTGGGCCAACAAGGCTGTGCTGGACAAGGCTGGCGTCAAGGGCACCCCCAAGACCTGGGACGAGTTCTTCTCAGCAGCGGACAAGGTCAAGAAGGCTGGCCTGATCGCCGTGGCCCACGGTGGCCAAAACTGGCAAGACTTCACCACCTTTGAATCGGTGGTGTTGGGCGTGGGCGGTGCCAAGTTCTACAGCGACGCGCTGATCAAGCTGGACCAAAAAGCGCTGACCAGCGCCACCATGACCAAGTCGCTGGAAACCTTCCGCAAGATCAAGGGCTACACCGACGCAGCCGCTCCTGGTCGCGACTGGAACCTGGCAACTGCCATGGTCATCCAGGAAAAGGCAGCTTTCCAGTTCATGGGTGACTGGGCCAAGGGCGAGTTCGCCGCGGCTGGCAAGGTACCCGGCAAGGACTACATCTGCGCTGCTGCTCCTGGCACCGACAAGGCTTACACCTTCAACGTGGATTCCTTCGCGATGTTCAAGCTGAAAGACGCTGCCGCCCAAAAGGCCCAGGCTGATCTGGCTGCTTCCATCATGGGCACCCAGTTCCAGGAAGTCTTCAACCTGAACAAGGGTTCCATCCCTGTGCGCCTGAACATGGACATGTCCAAGTTTGACGATTGCGCCAAGCTGTCCGCCAAGGACTTCGTGGCCACTTCCAAGACCGGCGCTCTGCTGCCCTCCATCGCCCACGGCATGGCTGTCAAGCCAGCCGCCGAAGGCGCCATCAAGGACGCTGTGAGCCAGTTCTGGAACGACGACAAGATCTCGATCGCCGACGGTGTGAAGAACATCGCCAAGGCTGCCGCGACCAAGTAA
- a CDS encoding carbohydrate ABC transporter permease: MKTFENLLPKLVIAPGFVLGFAFIYGFMIWNGVLSVTGSRMLPNYDEFVGLEQYVRLWDMDRWYVALKNLGIFSTLYVGGSLVLGMVLAIFLDQKVRAEGFLRTVYLYPMALSFIVTGTAWKWILNPSLGLEKLMHDMGWASFSFDWLVQSETAIYCVVIAGIWQSAGFAMALFLAGLRGIDDSIIKAAQIDGASLPRIYWRIILPILRPVMFSTILVLSHLSIKSFDLVMALTNGGPGYATDVPATFMFVMSFNRGQIGLGAASATMMLATVAALVVPYLYSELRAKPHDR, from the coding sequence ATGAAAACTTTTGAAAACCTGTTACCCAAGCTGGTGATCGCCCCTGGCTTTGTGCTCGGGTTTGCCTTTATTTACGGCTTCATGATCTGGAACGGCGTACTGTCCGTGACCGGTTCACGCATGTTGCCGAACTACGATGAATTTGTCGGCCTGGAGCAGTACGTGCGCCTGTGGGACATGGACCGCTGGTACGTCGCCCTGAAGAATCTGGGTATTTTCAGCACCCTGTATGTGGGCGGCTCCCTGGTGCTGGGCATGGTCCTGGCGATTTTTCTGGACCAGAAGGTGCGCGCCGAAGGCTTTCTGCGCACCGTGTATTTGTATCCCATGGCCCTGTCCTTCATTGTGACCGGTACGGCATGGAAATGGATTTTGAATCCCAGCCTGGGGCTGGAAAAACTCATGCACGACATGGGCTGGGCCAGTTTCAGTTTTGACTGGCTGGTACAAAGCGAGACGGCGATTTACTGTGTGGTGATCGCCGGTATCTGGCAATCGGCCGGTTTCGCCATGGCCTTGTTCCTCGCAGGCCTGCGAGGCATTGACGACAGCATCATCAAGGCCGCGCAGATTGACGGTGCCAGCCTGCCGCGTATTTACTGGCGCATCATCCTGCCTATCCTGCGCCCCGTGATGTTCTCCACCATCCTGGTGCTCTCGCACCTGTCCATCAAGAGTTTCGATCTGGTGATGGCCCTGACCAATGGCGGCCCGGGTTATGCCACCGATGTGCCCGCGACCTTCATGTTTGTGATGAGCTTCAACCGGGGCCAAATCGGCCTGGGCGCCGCCAGCGCCACCATGATGCTGGCCACTGTCGCCGCACTGGTCGTTCCCTACCTCTACAGCGAGTTGCGCGCCAAGCCGCACGACCGCTGA
- a CDS encoding carbohydrate ABC transporter permease: MTAKTLSRIAVYAILLVAAFFFLAPLYVMLATSFKDADQIRAGNLLSLPTSLNFESWQLAWSTACTGVDCRGLKPYFWNSVTMAVPAVLISTAWGAINGYVLSMWKFKGSEVLFGFMLFGVFMPFQVVLLPMSQVLGFLGLSSSVGGLILVHCLAGLAGTTLFFRNYYTAIPRELVNAARMDGAGFWRIFWRIVIPMSTPILMVTLIWQFTNIWNDFLFGVAFSGADSKPITVGLNNMANTSSSVKSYNVDMAAAVIAGLPTMLVYVLAGQYFVKGLTAGAVKG, from the coding sequence ATGACTGCCAAAACCCTGTCCCGCATCGCGGTCTATGCCATCCTGCTGGTGGCCGCCTTCTTCTTTCTGGCACCGCTGTACGTCATGCTGGCCACGTCCTTCAAGGATGCCGACCAGATCCGCGCCGGCAATCTGCTGAGCCTGCCGACCAGCCTGAATTTCGAGTCCTGGCAACTGGCCTGGTCTACCGCCTGCACGGGCGTGGACTGCCGGGGCCTGAAACCTTATTTCTGGAACTCGGTGACCATGGCCGTGCCCGCCGTGCTGATCTCCACCGCCTGGGGCGCCATCAACGGGTATGTGCTCTCCATGTGGAAGTTCAAGGGCAGCGAAGTCTTGTTCGGCTTCATGCTGTTTGGCGTGTTCATGCCGTTCCAGGTGGTGCTGTTGCCCATGAGCCAAGTGCTGGGTTTCCTGGGCCTGTCCAGCTCGGTCGGCGGCCTGATTCTGGTGCACTGCCTGGCGGGCCTCGCGGGGACCACGCTGTTCTTCCGCAATTACTACACCGCCATCCCCCGTGAGCTGGTCAATGCCGCGCGCATGGATGGTGCCGGTTTCTGGCGCATTTTCTGGCGCATCGTGATACCGATGTCCACGCCCATCCTGATGGTCACCCTGATCTGGCAGTTCACCAACATCTGGAACGATTTCCTGTTTGGTGTGGCCTTCAGCGGCGCCGACAGCAAGCCCATCACCGTGGGCCTGAACAACATGGCCAACACCTCCAGCAGTGTCAAGAGCTACAACGTGGACATGGCTGCGGCCGTGATCGCCGGTTTGCCCACCATGCTGGTGTACGTATTGGCCGGTCAGTATTTCGTCAAAGGACTCACGGCAGGCGCTGTGAAAGGATAA
- a CDS encoding ABC transporter ATP-binding protein: MASSLQIKGIRKVYGKGATGVEVLKKIDIDVAPGEFLILVGPSGCGKSTLLNIIAGLEEPTEGHLFIGGRDVVQVAPAQRDIAMVFQSYALYPTMSVADNIGFALEMRKVPKEARAKRIQEVAAMLQIEHLLDRRPSQLSGGQRQRVAMGRALARDPQLFLFDEPLSNLDAKLRVEMRAEIKRLHHVSGITSVYVTHDQIEAMTLGSRIAVMKDGVLQQIGTPDEIYSRPTNMYVASFIGSPTMNFIAGHADQPGAGGQFAFEGGALALTSPQAGPLTLGLRPEHIQLRSDAAWRGEVMLVEPTGADTYVVLKTGAGSVTVRAPAQTHLAVGENVGLAVEATHCNWFDTSTSLRID, from the coding sequence ATGGCTTCTTCTCTTCAAATCAAAGGTATCCGCAAGGTCTACGGCAAGGGCGCCACCGGCGTCGAAGTGCTCAAGAAAATCGACATCGACGTTGCCCCCGGCGAGTTCCTGATCCTGGTCGGTCCCTCGGGCTGCGGCAAGTCCACCTTGCTCAACATCATTGCCGGTCTGGAAGAGCCCACCGAAGGGCATTTGTTCATCGGCGGGCGTGATGTGGTGCAGGTGGCCCCGGCCCAGCGCGACATTGCCATGGTGTTCCAGAGCTACGCGCTGTACCCCACCATGAGCGTGGCCGACAACATCGGCTTCGCGCTGGAAATGCGCAAGGTACCCAAGGAAGCCCGCGCCAAACGCATCCAGGAAGTGGCCGCCATGCTGCAGATCGAACATCTGCTGGACCGCCGCCCCTCGCAGCTCTCCGGTGGCCAACGCCAGCGCGTCGCCATGGGCCGCGCTTTGGCACGCGACCCGCAACTGTTCCTGTTTGACGAACCGCTCTCCAATCTGGACGCCAAGCTGCGCGTGGAAATGCGCGCCGAGATCAAGCGCCTGCACCATGTCTCCGGCATCACCAGCGTGTACGTCACACACGACCAGATCGAAGCCATGACCCTGGGCAGCCGTATTGCGGTCATGAAAGACGGCGTGCTGCAGCAAATCGGCACGCCCGATGAAATCTACAGTCGCCCTACCAACATGTATGTGGCCAGCTTCATTGGCTCGCCCACTATGAATTTCATAGCTGGTCACGCAGACCAGCCAGGGGCTGGAGGCCAATTTGCCTTTGAAGGCGGGGCACTGGCCCTGACCAGCCCGCAAGCCGGTCCGCTGACACTGGGCTTGCGCCCGGAGCACATCCAGCTGCGCAGCGATGCGGCCTGGCGTGGCGAGGTCATGCTGGTCGAGCCCACCGGGGCGGACACCTATGTGGTGCTCAAGACCGGAGCCGGTTCGGTGACGGTGCGTGCACCGGCCCAGACCCATCTCGCTGTAGGCGAAAACGTGGGGCTGGCCGTTGAGGCGACACACTGCAACTGGTTTGACACGTCGACGAGTTTGCGTATCGACTGA
- a CDS encoding response regulator transcription factor, whose amino-acid sequence MAHLLIVEDDELLRDGLCAQLVHAGHSISAAEDGAQAQTLLESARFDGVILDLGLPVVDGVSLLRWIRQRLTALPVLVLTARDGVEDRVQGLNAGADDYLTKPFNMAELLARLQAMLRRSRLPAFGGSLEVESPSAQRLRVDPVLPLAWMDEEPMDLTHREWSLLSLLVGNIGQVVSREDVLAVWQTQPTDGSSAGSNALEVYVHRLRRKLADSGLNIRNVRGLGYMLEMDAG is encoded by the coding sequence ATGGCCCATTTGCTGATTGTGGAAGACGATGAACTGCTGCGCGACGGCCTGTGCGCGCAGCTGGTGCACGCCGGTCACAGCATCAGTGCTGCCGAAGACGGCGCGCAGGCGCAAACCCTGCTGGAAAGCGCCCGCTTTGATGGCGTCATCCTCGACCTGGGCCTGCCCGTGGTCGACGGTGTCAGCCTGCTGCGCTGGATACGCCAGCGCCTGACCGCCTTGCCGGTGCTCGTGCTCACCGCCCGCGATGGCGTGGAAGACCGCGTGCAGGGCCTCAATGCAGGGGCGGACGACTACCTCACCAAACCCTTCAACATGGCCGAGCTGCTGGCACGCCTGCAGGCCATGCTGCGCCGAAGCCGCTTGCCTGCCTTTGGCGGCTCGCTCGAAGTGGAGAGCCCATCCGCGCAACGCCTGCGCGTAGACCCGGTGCTGCCCTTGGCGTGGATGGACGAGGAGCCGATGGACCTGACCCACCGCGAATGGTCGCTCTTGTCTTTGCTGGTGGGCAATATTGGGCAGGTCGTCAGCCGGGAAGATGTGCTGGCGGTCTGGCAAACCCAGCCGACGGATGGCAGCAGCGCGGGCTCCAATGCGCTGGAGGTCTATGTACACCGCCTGCGGCGCAAACTCGCCGATTCAGGCCTGAATATCCGCAATGTGCGCGGACTGGGTTACATGCTGGAGATGGACGCGGGATGA
- a CDS encoding sensor histidine kinase, with product MSTAARFSLKRQLLLWLLLPQLVLWLMGGVLAFRVALTYAEKAIDQSLTQSVRSLARQVKPFGSGLLVDFPRAAQDIIEQDPKDRVTYMVSSPPGSFLLGNGKLLPGPPAGMVVPQNEPVLYNLVLEGKSMRVASIDLSFGDGMTAQRMRVQVAKSLVVQQGIARELVRDVLFPLLLLGAVLSVLVYAGIRRGLLPLQRLEAQLANRTAASLSPIEMTQAPEEVQSLAMVLNQLLTTLRRSLSQEKRFLNDAAHQLRTPLAGLISQTELAMQETEPAALQQRLTKVHTGAQRSAHLVHQLLSLARTEAEITLQPVDLAALAREVAREWTPRAVAAGVDLGYEGEDALSAPGDKLLLREVLNNLIDNALRYAGRGTTVTLRARAEGAHGVLEVEDNGPGLSAEDMERVFERFWRASELPGGCGLGLAIVAEIAQRHGGNTYAFAVEPQGLRIKLELPLSP from the coding sequence TTGAGTACCGCAGCCCGGTTTTCGCTGAAGCGGCAGTTGCTGCTATGGCTGCTGCTGCCCCAGTTGGTGCTGTGGCTGATGGGCGGTGTGCTGGCCTTCCGGGTGGCCCTCACCTATGCGGAAAAAGCCATTGACCAGTCCCTGACCCAGTCGGTGCGCTCGCTGGCGCGCCAGGTCAAACCCTTCGGCTCCGGGCTGCTGGTGGACTTTCCCCGGGCGGCGCAGGACATCATCGAACAGGACCCCAAGGACCGCGTCACTTATATGGTGTCTTCCCCGCCTGGCAGTTTTTTGCTGGGTAATGGAAAACTGCTGCCCGGCCCGCCCGCGGGCATGGTGGTCCCCCAAAATGAACCCGTGCTGTACAACCTGGTGCTCGAGGGCAAGTCCATGCGTGTGGCCTCCATCGACCTCAGTTTTGGTGACGGCATGACCGCGCAACGCATGCGGGTACAGGTGGCCAAAAGTCTCGTGGTGCAGCAAGGCATTGCGCGGGAGCTGGTGCGCGATGTGCTTTTTCCGCTGCTGCTGCTGGGTGCTGTCCTGAGCGTGCTGGTGTATGCCGGTATCCGCCGTGGTCTGTTGCCGCTGCAGCGCCTGGAGGCACAGCTGGCCAACCGCACCGCTGCCTCGTTGTCGCCCATCGAGATGACCCAGGCCCCGGAAGAGGTGCAGTCGCTGGCCATGGTACTGAACCAGCTGCTCACCACCTTGCGGCGCAGCCTGAGCCAGGAAAAGCGTTTTTTGAACGATGCCGCCCACCAGTTGCGTACACCGCTGGCCGGGCTGATCAGCCAGACAGAACTGGCCATGCAGGAGACCGAACCTGCGGCCCTGCAGCAGCGCCTGACCAAAGTGCATACCGGTGCCCAGCGCAGCGCCCACCTGGTGCACCAGTTGTTGTCCCTGGCACGCACCGAGGCAGAAATTACCCTGCAACCCGTGGACCTGGCCGCGCTGGCCCGCGAGGTGGCGCGGGAATGGACGCCACGTGCCGTGGCCGCCGGGGTGGACCTGGGGTATGAAGGTGAAGACGCCCTGAGCGCACCTGGCGACAAGTTGCTGCTGCGCGAAGTGCTCAACAACCTGATTGACAACGCGCTGCGTTACGCCGGGCGGGGCACTACCGTGACCCTGCGGGCACGCGCTGAAGGCGCCCATGGTGTGCTGGAGGTGGAAGACAACGGCCCCGGCCTGAGCGCGGAAGACATGGAGCGGGTGTTCGAACGCTTCTGGCGCGCCAGCGAACTCCCCGGAGGCTGTGGCCTCGGCCTGGCCATCGTGGCGGAGATCGCCCAGCGGCATGGGGGTAACACCTACGCATTCGCGGTAGAACCCCAAGGCTTACGCATTAAGCTCGAACTCCCGCTGAGCCCTTGA